tcaccatgttggccaagctggtctcgcacccctgagcttaggtgatccacccacttcggcctcccaaagtgctgggattataggtgtgagccgtgACCCCCAGCataaattttcttgtagagatggggtcttgctgtgttgcccaggcttgtcttcagctcctggccccaagcaatcttCCCCCCTCAGCCTACCAAACCattagcatttttattattttttttttttaatttttttgagacggagtttcactcttgttacccaggctgtagtgcaatggcacgatctcggctcaccgcaacctccgcctcctgggctcaggcaattctcctgcctcagcctcccgagtagctgggattacaggcacgtgccaccatgcccagctaattttttgtatttttagtagagacggggtttcaccatgttgaccaggatggtctcgatctctcgacctcgtgatccacccgcctcggcctcccaaagtgctgggattacaagcttgagccaccgcgcccggccaccattAGCATTTTAAGTGTGAACCACCAAGACCAGTAACCTTGTGGGACTTCTGAGGTCAGGCCTGAAGAGTTCTTGAactttcttggctgggtgcagtggcactcgcctgtaatctcagcactttgggaggccaaggtgggcagtcatctgggttcaggagttcgagaccagcctgggcaacacggtgaaatactgtctttactaaaaatacaaaaaaaaaaaaaaagttgggcatggtggtgcacacctgtggtcccagctactcgggaggctgaggtgggaggatcacttgagcctggaaggcagaggttgaagtgagctgaaatggtgccactgcactccggcctgggtgacagagtgagagcctgtcacttttttttttttttttttttagatggagtgttGCTCAAGCTCAGTGCTGtgatttcggttcactgcaacctctgccttccagtttcaagtgattctcctctctcactctcccgagtagctgggattacagacacccgccacaaaacctggctattttttgtatttttagtagaaacggggtttcaccatgttggccaggctggtcttgaattcctgacctcgtgatctggccTCCTTGGAGGCCTGTGTGGAGGTTCACAGTATCCCAGATTATTTGGGACAAATAAtccaaaagtcctgggattacaggcgtgacacCCCTTGCCTGcccccttattttatttttgagacagggtcttgctgtgccacccaggtgggagtgcagtggtacgatgaTGGCTcgcggcagcctcaacctcctgggctcaagtgatcctcctgcctcagcctcccaagcagctgatactacaggtgaaagccaccacatgtggctaattttcctatcttttgtagagacaggatctctctatgttacctaagctggtctggaattcccaggctgaagagatcctccagcctcggtctcccagagtgctgggattacaggtgtgagcccctgcatcCGGCCTCTTCTCACATGTTAGTATCTCTAAAAGTGGGTCGAGcccaagagcagtggctcacgcctgtaatctcagcacttcaggaggctgagccagtgggatcacttcaggtcaggagtttgagaccagcctgatcaacatggtgaaaccccatctctactaaaaatactaaaattagccaggcccggTGGTGtatttctgtaattccagctacttgggaggctgaggcaggagaatcgcttcagccaGGGAGGCGCAGGTAGTAGTGagctgaggcagaggatgcagtgagctgagatcgcgccactgcaccccaatgAGACGCCACTgcacgtctcaaaaaaaaaaaaaaaaaaaaaaaggaaggaagggagagggagagagagagagagagaagtggaacGAATCACACAGAGTGACAGCTACTAGATCATGAGAAAACGTCTGACATGTTCTGGAATGATCCAGAAAGTCTCGTTTTGACACATCTTTAATTTCAGGAAACACAGACATAATTTCAGTATCAATAGCAAACATCACAGCAGACCTGCCCCGAACTGTCAGAAGAGGCCACAGCATTAGCATGGATGATCTCGGACTACAAGAAAAACATGAAGAACAGAACAGCGGCTGTTCCAGCAGCCCCCGCTCCGCAGGGTTCCCCTTGTTTTCCCACAGGTCCGCTCAGAGAGGGGCGCGGGCCTCCCCGGGAACGCAGACCCCGCGCGCCGCCGGCCCGCCGTGCCCTGGCTGCTGCGCCCTGGCGGGGGCCGGGTAACACCCCAGGCGGTGCAGCTCCGCGCGCGGGGCGGCGGGGTCCGAAGCTCCGGGCCGGCGGGGGCGGCAGGGCACGCAGGGACACGCGCGGCGCAGGGCCCGTCGGAAGTGCGAGCCCAGGAAGGCGTAGAGCAGCGGGTTCAGCGCAGAGTTGCTGTAGGACATGCCATGCGCCCAGGTCTTGACCGCGTACGCCGCGTGGCTGCGAGGGTGCCAGGCGCCCTCGGGGCCCAGCGCCTGCAGCGTCAGGAACAGCTGGATGGGGCCCCAGCAGGCGGCGAACAGCAGGACCACGGCCGCCACCAACCGCGACACCCGGGCCCGCACCGCGTCCGCGCGCTGCGCCAGCAGCTGCCCCTGGGGGTGCGAGGAGGTGGTCGGAGGAGAGGCGGCGGCCGGCTGGGCTCACCCCCTCGCGCCGCCACTGCCGGACCCCTGGGGCTGTCCCCGCCGCGCAGACGCCCCCGCCGTCGCCTCCCAGCCTGGTGCCTCCCCGCCCGCCCGTCTCGCCGTCCCCCGCACGCCGCGCACCTGCAGGGCGCTATCGAGGGACGCGGGGCGCACGGCGGCCCGGCCCAGGTGGCGGAGCATGGCCCCATAGCAGGCGCAGGTGGCGAGCAGCGGCAGCAGGTACAGCGCCAGCAGGTTGTACAGCGCGAAGGCGCGCTCCAGGGCGCGGCTGGGGAAGGCCTCTCTGCAGTAGGTGCTCGGCCCCGGGGACAGGCGGTGCAGGGCGAGCACCGGCGCAGACACCGCCGCGGAGCCTGCGCCACACGCCGGTGAAGACCCCACTCGGGGGACCAGCGGCCCCCCAAGTGCCTCCCCGGGAAGCGCTCACCGAGCCACCCTGCCGAGTAGGCGGCCCGTCTGCAGCCTCGCTGGTCCTGGGCAGGCAGAGCTCTTGCGCCCATTGTCCAGATGCCCAAGCGAGGCAGCAGGTGGCTCCGGGCGCCCAGAGCGTAGGACTCGTTCCCCTTCCCGGGCGAGGCCCCTGAGGCGTACTTACCCACCCAGATGCTGAGGCTGACAGCCAGCGCCAGGCGGGACGTGCGGCGGTGCAGGGCGCGCAGCGGGAACACCGTCACGTACCAGCGGTCCACGCTCATGGCGGTCAGAGTGGCGCACGTGGCCTGCACCGAGACCTGCGGGGCCCGCCAGCCGGGCATGTGGCCACCTGCGCGGTTGGGAGCCTGTCCTGTCGCCCGCCCTGCCGGTCCCCCTGCGTGTGCGAACGCTCGGGCACGGGATGTGTCCCGGGAGGGGTGTCCAAGGCGGGTTGAGGGGACCAGAGGGTTGGGGAAGTGAGGAAGCCCCTGGGGGCGGCTGGGACCCTGAGTCTAAGACAGGAGGGCTTCGTAGAGCGGAGGGACAGGCGGGCAAAAAGCCTCAGGGCCTCGGTCGTCCTTCCTCACCAGTGACCCGGGTCTCCGTCTGTATCTCCATCCCACCGTTCGGGCTCCGCACTCCACGTCTAGGCTGCACCCGCGCCCAGCCGCGTCCCTCAAGCTGGGGTCTCCAGCCCCTGGTTCTCCTATACATTGCCCCGCGCGCTCCGCCCAAGGTCGCCCCGCCAAGTGCGCCCACCCTCCCTACAttcactcccctcccctcctgctccGGAGCGCACCCCCTCCCCGTCCCCACGTTcgccccctcccctcctgctctGGAGCTCACCTGCTGGATGTAgttaacaaacttgcacatgaagTCGCCTAGCACCCAGGCGGGCAGCGGGTACAACAGGGCCGTGAAGGGGACGCAGCACAGGAGGAAGGTCAAGTCCGTGGCTGCCAGGTTAGCTGCGGGGGGAACACGCGTGAGCGCTCCTGGCCGGCCATTGGGGTGGCTCAGGGAGGCCTCCCCGCAGAGCCCCCGGCCTCCTCGGGCAGCGGAGTTGGGACACTGTCCGGTAATTCCCGGTTACATCTCAGACATTACCTACTCCAGCTCGGGTTTCCTGGCCATTACGGCAGAAATCagttctggtttttttgtttggttttttgttttgtttttttgagacggagaatATATACAtagtttgagacggagtctcgctctgttgtccaggctggagtgcagtggccggatattggcttaatgcaacctccacctcccgagggttcaagccattctcctgcctcagcctcctgagtagctgggatgacaggcgcgcgccaccacgcccgcctaattttaataattttagtagagacggggtttcaccttgttggccagactggtttcgaactcctgacctcgtgatccgcccgcctcggcctcccaaacagctgggattacaggcatgagccaccgcgcccggccagaaatcaTTTCTGCTCGGCCGTGTCTGGGCTGGGGAAGCCCGAGCAGCCCCCTCCCCCCCccgcctctctgagcctcagtttcctcatctgcaaactgGAGACAAGGGTGCCGGCCCAGCAGCCACCGACTGGACTCACAGCTGTGTGGGGTAGGGGACCCCGGGACACAAATGCATAAACAGGCTCAGAGAGCCACCGGAACAGGGGTCGCAAACTGAGACCTGCGGGCCAAACGCGCCCCAGCCCTTTGCGCCGCCGGCTCCCAGACTTTGGCCCGCGCGCAGGGCACCCGCTCGAGGTCTCCATGTGCCGCACTCCCCAGACTCCGGTCCGCTGGAGTTGGCGACCTCTAGCCTCAGGTATGGCGACCGCAGGGAAAAGATTCGGGGTGGGGGGAACCCCAGCGGTCCCCCCTGCGGGGGATAGAGCCGGGTCCGGGAGGGCCCCGGTGCGCCGCGCGCACTCACCGATGTAGAAGTTGGTCACCGTCCGCATCTGCTTGTGGCGGCAGATGACATAGATGACCAGCGAGTTCCCCACCAGGCCCAGCAGCATCAGCGCTGCAAAGAAGAGCGGCACAGCCCAGGAGTCCGCGAACCCCGGAGCAGGGACCCGGCCGTCGGAGGCGTTGGCGCCGCAGCCCGGGCAGCCTGAGGTGTTGGCCGGCGCCCACCAGGACGCGTTGGGCCCGGCTGTAGCCGCCGCGTGCATGGCCgcgcctccctcctcctcccggCCGCCCTCCAGGGTTGCGCCCCGGCACCGCCCCAGACACCCCTCCGCCCTGACGCCGGGGGATACGCCCGCGGAGCCCTGGAAGGGTCTCGGCTGGAGGCGGCCGGGTCCGCGGGGCAGCTGGGATGAGCTCGGCGGCTCCTCTGCGGGCGCTGCTGCAGCCGAGCGTTTATAGCCCGGGCCCCGCCTTGTCCTTGCCTTCCCGCCTCTCCCGCAGCCGCTCGCCATTCCCTCCCCTGCCCACGCGCCCTCTATTACCCCAGCGGCACCCTCCCCATTCCACCCTCCCGGCGCACGGTCCCAGGGAGAGCGCAGGAGGGGGACTGAGAGGGGCGGAGCAGGCGCGGGGTGGCCGCGTGGAGGCCGCTGTGGGCCCGGAGAACCGACTTTAACCAGGGAGCCGAGCCCAGGCGCAAACCCTGAGACCTGGGAATGTGGGATGGCCTTTGACCCCCCCCCCTTAGGGGCTGGGGCTCCAGGCGGGTGGGCCCAGGCTGGCGGGGAGGCCAGCTCTGAGCGGAGACCCTGAGTGAGGAGAGCCTGGGTTTGTCCCCAGGACCCTGGAGAGACGTGGAAGGTTGAGGGCAGGTGAGGGTCGTCCCAAATCTGGCGGTTTCCAGCTGAACATGCCCCACATGGGTGGCAAGGAGTGGCTGACACCTGCGGGGACACTAGAAGCAGGAACCAGGTGTAGGGCACCTTACAAAGGCCAA
This genomic interval from Saimiri boliviensis isolate mSaiBol1 chromosome 14, mSaiBol1.pri, whole genome shotgun sequence contains the following:
- the KISS1R gene encoding kiSS-1 receptor; its protein translation is MHAAATAGPNASWWAPANTSGCPGCGANASDGRVPAPGFADSWAVPLFFAALMLLGLVGNSLVIYVICRHKQMRTVTNFYIANLAATDLTFLLCCVPFTALLYPLPAWVLGDFMCKFVNYIQQVSVQATCATLTAMSVDRWYVTVFPLRALHRRTSRLALAVSLSIWVGSAAVSAPVLALHRLSPGPSTYCREAFPSRALERAFALYNLLALYLLPLLATCACYGAMLRHLGRAAVRPASLDSALQGQLLAQRADAVRARVSRLVAAVVLLFAACWGPIQLFLTLQALGPEGAWHPRSHAAYAVKTWAHGMSYSNSALNPLLYAFLGSHFRRALRRACPCVPCRPRRPGASDPAAPRAELHRLGCYPAPARAQQPGHGGPAARGVCVPGEARAPL